In Deltaproteobacteria bacterium, one DNA window encodes the following:
- a CDS encoding DegT/DnrJ/EryC1/StrS family aminotransferase, which produces MSTSTVPFGDLAREYAAIRAEVDAAVAAVLARGRFLLGEEGEGFEREFAEWLGVEHVVACASGTEALALALLALGVGPGDEVLLPANTCVPTATGIRMTGATPVPVDIDPATLMMDPARARAAVARRTRAVIPVHLYGSPADLAPLLQLGVPVVEDCAQAHGARYAGRKVGTFGVLACFSFYPSKNLGAYGDAGAVATSDTGLAKQLRMLRQYGQRTRYVHEIQGLNSRMDELQAAILRVKLRHLDAWNRRRAEIAAIYAREVRGVQIPAVTAGGESAHHLFPVLSDRRDELLAHLGRRGVTALIHYPVPLHLQPSYRAWGLGPGAFPVAEAAAGRLVSLPLFPQLTEAEIAAVVSAVLEFHG; this is translated from the coding sequence ATGTCGACATCGACGGTCCCGTTCGGCGACCTAGCGCGCGAGTACGCCGCGATCCGCGCCGAGGTGGACGCGGCCGTGGCCGCCGTGCTCGCGCGCGGCCGCTTCCTCCTGGGCGAGGAGGGCGAGGGATTCGAGCGCGAGTTCGCCGAGTGGCTCGGCGTCGAGCACGTCGTCGCCTGCGCGTCGGGCACGGAGGCCCTGGCGCTCGCGCTCCTTGCGCTCGGCGTCGGGCCCGGCGACGAGGTGCTCCTCCCCGCCAACACGTGCGTGCCGACGGCGACCGGTATCCGGATGACCGGGGCGACGCCGGTGCCGGTGGACATCGATCCGGCGACCCTCATGATGGATCCGGCCAGGGCGCGGGCGGCCGTCGCGCGGCGTACACGCGCGGTGATCCCCGTTCATCTCTACGGCAGCCCCGCCGACCTCGCGCCGCTCCTCCAGCTCGGCGTGCCGGTGGTCGAGGACTGCGCCCAGGCGCACGGCGCCCGCTACGCCGGGCGGAAGGTCGGCACCTTCGGCGTGCTCGCGTGCTTCAGCTTCTATCCGTCGAAGAACCTCGGCGCGTACGGCGACGCGGGCGCCGTCGCCACGTCGGACACCGGGCTCGCGAAACAGCTTCGCATGCTCCGGCAGTACGGGCAGCGGACGCGCTACGTTCACGAGATCCAGGGGCTCAATAGCCGGATGGACGAGCTGCAGGCCGCGATCCTGCGCGTCAAGCTGCGCCACCTCGATGCCTGGAACCGGCGCCGCGCGGAGATCGCCGCGATCTACGCGCGCGAGGTTCGCGGGGTCCAGATCCCGGCCGTGACGGCGGGCGGCGAATCGGCCCATCACCTCTTCCCCGTGCTCTCGGACCGCCGCGACGAGTTGCTGGCGCATCTCGGCAGACGCGGCGTGACCGCGCTCATCCACTACCCGGTCCCGCTCCACCTCCAGCCCTCGTACCGCGCCTGGGGCCTCGGACCGGGCGCCTTCCCGGTCGCGGAAGCCGCGGCCGGTCGGCTCGTGAGCCTG